AATTCCGTTTTTTTGATCACCGGCTCGAAAGGCGGGGAAGTCCAGAGGTCGATCGGATCGGGTGGCTGCACGTCGTAATGTCCGTATACCAACACAGTCGGTAAATTCGGGTCAATTGTCTTTTCACCATACACGATGGGATAGCCGGGTGTTTCGCAGACTTCCACCACATCGCAACCGGCCTCGACAAGGCTTTTGCGAACGGCTTCGGCCATATCAATGACATCCTGTGAGTAGGCGCTGTCGGCGCTGACCGACGGTATTCTCAAAATCGAAATCAGTTCTTCTATAAAACGGTCTTTGTGTTCCGCTACGTAAGATTTAATCGTGTGCATCAGGGTTAGGTTTGACCCAAATGTACGAAAAAGGGAGAGATGGGGAATTAGCGAATGAGCCAATTAGCGGATTAGCGAATGAGATAATTAGATGATTAGAAAATGAGATAATGCGTAGAAGGACGTGCTTCGATCCTCGTCAGATTCGGAAATAAAAAAAGCCTCCCGTTTGGGAAGCTTTTCGTGCGGGCGATAGGACTCGAACCTACACACCGTAAGGCACCAGATCCTAAGTCTGGCGTGTCTACCAATTTCACCACGCCCGCTTGGAGGCGCAAATATAAGGATACTTCCCCCGTTTGCAAAGGAAACGCCTTCTATTTTTTTCGAACGCGCCGTTTCAAAGAGTACATGACAGGCAATACGCGACAAAACGATCCCATCATCGGCGCTCGAAATTTACTGCTTTACGACCAACTTCAATTGGAACGCCTTGCCGCTCATCGTGTTACCCGATACGATGTAGGTTCCGTTGGAAAGCCCGGAAATGTCCATCCCATTCGATGAAAGACGCCGGGATAAAACAACCCTGCCCGTCATGTCGCTGATGGTAACCGATTCGTCCGCCGCCACACCCTGTATCTCAAATCGGTTCGAAGCGGGGTTGGGGAAAAGCCGTTCGGCTTCGGTAACAACGGGGATTACAGACAAATAGGTAGTAGCATCCACCGAGATGATAAGGTCTTTTCGCTCGGTCAGTCCGGGTTGGGAGTTCACCGATAATGTGGTCAGACCGGAGGTGCGGTACGCCGATACGGACAGTGACACCAGAAGCGTAGCGAATTCGGAGGGACTTCCCGTAAAAAGCAACTGGTTGCCGACAATGGAAAAAAGCCCGTTTGCGGACGTCGTTGCCTGGTTGTCGGTAAACACATACGTCACCGGATCGGAGGTGTCGGCCATGAAGGTGCCGATAACCATTCCGCCCGGAACCATGGTAGGCACCGTTAAAGGTTCATATGTTATCTCTGTCTGGTCGAAACAAAGCGTGGCTTCATCCAGCATCGGGTTGTTGGATAAGTAGTAATACGGAGTGCTCCATTCGTCGGCCTGCGTGATGGTCTCGAGCGAACATAACTCCAGTATTGTCAACGCATCATTCCCACTGAAAAATACGTATCCTGACGCGGTGGTAAGTTGCGGCGCACTGAACCGGTTCGCTTTGTCATTATCGTAGAAGTACAGGTAATTCCCCGTTTCCTGCAACACGGGAAAATCAATGTCTTCCATGCTGGCATTTTGATGGAAATAGACGTATCCGCCTACTGATTGCAACACCGGGAATTCGACGGCTACGATGTTGGTCGTTTTATGGAAATAGATATTGCCGGAAACCGAAACCAAATTTTGGAACACCAGTTTGGTAGGCTGGGTGTAGGCGGTCATGTGGTAATAGACGTTTTCGGCGGTCGCGTCGTCAATGACAATGGTCTGGATTGGTTCGGCAACAACGTCTGTGACGGTAATAGTAAAAGAAGTGCTTATGCCCTGATACTGCGGATTGGTGGCTTTTACGCTGATAGTGAACGAGGGTTGCGACTCATGGTCAAACGGGCGTGCACTGTAAAGTTGGTTGCCGGAAATATAAAAAGGCGCCGGATAATCGGAATCCACGATTTCATAGGTAATGGCACCTCCGACGTAATTACTGTTAACGGAAAGTTGGCCTACCAGGGTATTTAACGGTTGGTTCTCTGCTATCGTGTTTGAACTTAGAGAAAGAGAGGTAGGCGCCGTCTGCACGAAACAGGGTGGGCCCGGTGGAAGCAATGGATTACCCGTAACGGTGTAGCCCTCACCGATGGCGGTCACATTACACATGTCAAGGGTGTTCAATGCCGTATTACCCGCAACATGAATGTAACCCCCGACCGATGTGAGCATCGGACTATGGATTTCAGCAAGGGCGGTGTTGCTGTGGACGTAAAAATAGCCTCCGGCCTCCTGCAATTGGGGAAGATTTATTTCCGTCAATGCGGTGTTCTGATGAAAATACAGGTATCCGCC
This genomic interval from Flavobacterium sp. HJ-32-4 contains the following:
- a CDS encoding T9SS type A sorting domain-containing protein, with the translated sequence MRIFTFLLLILFGSSVQTISAQTIVEVTDTSLTNVSYHQISFATPTKLVFTNLTSVSGNVYFHQNSNLVAVEFPALTSVGGYLYFHQNTALTEINLPQLQEAGGYFYVHSNTALAEIHSPMLTSVGGYIHVAGNTALNTLDMCNVTAIGEGYTVTGNPLLPPGPPCFVQTAPTSLSLSSNTIAENQPLNTLVGQLSVNSNYVGGAITYEIVDSDYPAPFYISGNQLYSARPFDHESQPSFTISVKATNPQYQGISTSFTITVTDVVAEPIQTIVIDDATAENVYYHMTAYTQPTKLVFQNLVSVSGNIYFHKTTNIVAVEFPVLQSVGGYVYFHQNASMEDIDFPVLQETGNYLYFYDNDKANRFSAPQLTTASGYVFFSGNDALTILELCSLETITQADEWSTPYYYLSNNPMLDEATLCFDQTEITYEPLTVPTMVPGGMVIGTFMADTSDPVTYVFTDNQATTSANGLFSIVGNQLLFTGSPSEFATLLVSLSVSAYRTSGLTTLSVNSQPGLTERKDLIISVDATTYLSVIPVVTEAERLFPNPASNRFEIQGVAADESVTISDMTGRVVLSRRLSSNGMDISGLSNGTYIVSGNTMSGKAFQLKLVVKQ